ttaatcgactgaTTGTCTCAGCACTGATATTAGTACAAGTTTGGAACCAGAAATGTGTAATAATTTGGCTGATATTCTTTCTTGTTCGTTATTTATCAAACTATTAATGTGTGCTTGTTTCTTCAGTGGTGGGTTTGGACATCCAGGATGAGATGGGCCGCCACGAGGTCGGTCACATAGACAACTCCATGAAGATCCCTCTCAACCAGGGTGATGGCTGTCGCTTTGAGGGAGAGTTCACCATCAACAAAGTAAGACCTCATCATCACAAGTGTTGGGGAGGTTACTTTAGAAATGTAATAGGTTACAGATTACTAGTTACCCTGTAACAATGTAACCAGTAATGTAACTATTTCAATTATTTCATCAAAGTAGTGTAACTTATAACATTTGATTACTTTTTGATTACTTTTCTAACAAATGTTTTAAACTGGTCAATAAACCTGAAAAGTTCTAAAATCAAAAACTTAAAGTtttcatattatgctcattttcaggttcatacttgttcatacctgaatatgcctgttttcaccctctgtctgaaactctcTGTTTATcacattgctaggcaacagtttgggtacatgtttacttcctgttagctgatgtcattcacatacaccgcaaacaagaaataaactgcgacacatttagaatgtttacagttaaaaatgtgaaatggcCTATATATTGTACAGTTGGGTGACatcaaaattacagaaatcttCACGGCTCGTTTAAaggcagtttctgaatacaggctgtgtgtatttctctgtggattgagtgttttgatacttgaacagtatttatacagcacttaaaactgctttataataaaaaaagcatgaaaatctcactttttacaatatgggacctttaaaccttTAAACTGTCAAACTTTTATTAAAAGTTCTTTAATAAAACTAGAATTAAGATTGGAACAGAGCAACATAATGAATGTTATGTTCTACATATAACATTTTTACCAAAATATATTCAGATGTAACCCCTTTGTAATCACCAACATTTTGATTAGTAACTGTaatttaattacttattttttctcaataactgtgatttaattacatatttttcttaGTAACTGTAACTGATTccaattacatttattatataatttagttACATAACTCCGTAACTCATGTAACTAGTTACTCCCCAACACTGTTCATCACATAGTAGAGTGGAGAAGAGGAATAACCCACACTCACTGTATGATTTTAAATGGCTGGTCTCCTTCAGAGGAAGGCAAAAGTCAGCTTTTTTTCTGTGCCCAGTAATTACATCATGATGGATCGGATAAGAGGTTTGATATTTTTGTGGGACATAAGCTCTTGGACtatatgttgtttatttgtcttgAACTGAGTGAAGCATTAGAGCCCCCCCATCGGAGACGAGTGAGGCCGAGCTCCTGCCTCCTCCCCTCTAAATTGAGTTACGTTAAATGGAATCGGCTTTGGTTACATCTGCAGGCTGGGCCCTGTGAAGTCCTGTTTGTCCTACCACCGTCTTGTGCGTCAGTCTTTCCACTCCATTTAAGATGATTAACCCAGCAGTTGTACATTTAACACTCCTGCTTGTGGAATATTTGGAAATACGTGAAACGTGTTAAATTGGATTTTTCTTCCGGAGGCAAGGGCCATTTAGTTTCCaaccaactgtgtgtgtgttcagacttAGTCATTAGTTAACTAAATGTGTTACAGGTTCTCACATGAACTCACctagctgtgtctgtgtctatgTTTGTGTCTTCAGGTACCTGGAAACTTCCATGTGTCGACACACAGCGCTACAGCGCAGCCCCAGAGCCCAGACATGACCCACAATATCCACAAGCTGGCCTTTGGAGAAAAGCTCCAGGTCGGCACTGAAACACACCCCCAGAAGAAAAATGGATACAGATAAGATCTACAGTGTCAAGGCTTGCTGATCACAGATTCTCTCTTTTGTCATGCAGGTACAGAAAGTACAAGGAGCCTTCAATGCGTTAGGAGGGGCTAACAGGCTGTCATCTAATCGTACGTATCCACGCTGCACATGCACTCACCAGAACCACTATGGGACTTTTATGTAAGGCACGGGGTGATGCAATGAAATGGGACACCCAGTGGACGTCTGTCGAATCCAAAGTGGAAAACACAGCTGACACTGCATCCCAGATGTAAAGGATCCAGCCAGTTATATCATGATCCAAACTGCATCCATTTTTGGacactttattttaatcaaataactttgttttttttctcttgcagCTCTGGCTTCCCATGACTACATTCTGAAGATTGTTCCAACAGTGTATGAAGACCTATCAGGCAAACAGAGGTTCTCCTACCAGTACACTGTAGCCAACAAGGTGCTGTCTTCCTCCTATTATCCCTCTTTTCCTTTCCCCTCTCTGACCTGTTGGATCCCACCCTCTGTGTCATATGTTTTTGCACATCGAGGCAGCAGCGTTACCGTCCCAACATATGGCCTGAGCGTGTATCGCTGCGTTAACTTGTGCGCTCAACCGGAAGTGAAAGCTCATCCCTAGTAACTGGAAACGCTCCCCAGATGTCAACAAGCCATAAACACACTTCCTAGAactgtgactgacagctggGTTTGGGAGTAACAACAGTGCAGCTCAGCTGTGAATTGACAAGGATGAGAGCCTGAGGGGAATATCCAAAAATCTCACTGCCCAAAGCATAAATAAAGGTCCAGCTGAGGCACGCATCAGGTGAATTAGGATAAAGTTCACTGATATCCATGTCATCACATAACAATTACTCCCAACACATTGTAGCCTCCTCCTCCCCGCTTACTTCACCAGTTTTATTCAGCCAACATTCATCTTCAATGAATCATTCATGACTTTTGAGTGACTTTATCCGAAAGCAATTCTGTAATGACTCTTAAACGCCGCCGCTGtcgccgctgccgccgccgccgccgccgccaccaccggAGATAAGAATGAAATAACAGATCGCTCTGAATTGATTTCTGAACATAATGGGATTAACAGTCTCGGTGTTTATTAAATCGATTTCTCTCGCCAGGCGCCGCTCCAAAACTCAATTAAATTTGTaacacgctctctctcttttttttcatctcacaCAGGAGTACGTCGCTTACAGCCACACGGGCAGGATCATCCCGGCCATCTGGTTCCGATACGACCTCAGTCCAATCACAGTCAAGtacacagagaggagacagcCCGTCTATCGCTTCATCACAACAGTGAGTGAATTGtcagaacaaaaaagaaatctttGGCCTAAAGTattaagatttattttaattccaGGTATTTTAAAGGGTCTTAAATCCAGTGAAAACTCTGATTTTAGGCTTAAAACATCatcttaaagctgcaataatggattttttgccaTGTAGGGGCAGCGGAAATGAGCTGTGAATGCAACACTGACATTATAGGCCactttcacagcagccattttcataattttgacatgtcaatacagggtgaatacaggtgtaactaataacattaattgtTGACCTGTTCTATTTAGGTGGCCGAGTAattttatcaattacacctgtgtttattgGTGCCTTCCAttgaaacttgtgttta
This DNA window, taken from Sebastes umbrosus isolate fSebUmb1 chromosome 9, fSebUmb1.pri, whole genome shotgun sequence, encodes the following:
- the ergic1 gene encoding endoplasmic reticulum-Golgi intermediate compartment protein 1 isoform X1; protein product: MPFDVRRFDIYRKVPKDLTQPTYTGACISILCCVFILFLFLSELTGFIATEIVNELYVDDPDKESGGKIEVSLNISLPNLHCDLVGLDIQDEMGRHEVGHIDNSMKIPLNQGDGCRFEGEFTINKVPGNFHVSTHSATAQPQSPDMTHNIHKLAFGEKLQVQKVQGAFNALGGANRLSSNPLASHDYILKIVPTVYEDLSGKQRFSYQYTVANKEYVAYSHTGRIIPAIWFRYDLSPITVKYTERRQPVYRFITTICAIVGGTFTVAGIIDSCIFTASEAWKKIQIGKMS
- the ergic1 gene encoding endoplasmic reticulum-Golgi intermediate compartment protein 1 isoform X2; this translates as MLGVSILCCVFILFLFLSELTGFIATEIVNELYVDDPDKESGGKIEVSLNISLPNLHCDLVGLDIQDEMGRHEVGHIDNSMKIPLNQGDGCRFEGEFTINKVPGNFHVSTHSATAQPQSPDMTHNIHKLAFGEKLQVQKVQGAFNALGGANRLSSNPLASHDYILKIVPTVYEDLSGKQRFSYQYTVANKEYVAYSHTGRIIPAIWFRYDLSPITVKYTERRQPVYRFITTICAIVGGTFTVAGIIDSCIFTASEAWKKIQIGKMS